The genomic stretch acttattttagtgTTATACGTGAGCGAGCGGACGTAGTATTATGTTCAGTGTTGTAAGGTAAGAACAAGGAAGGGAGGCCGAAGGAGATGGATTGCGTGAGGTCATTCAGATAGGGGATGGCCTTAAGCTACCAACTTCCGAGATTTCCCGGTAGATACTCGGGTTAGTTTATATTAACCGCACCCATTTTAGGTCACCATGAATGAAACTTTCACCGTCGCGTCCATATCAGACTGCGACACGGTCTTGCGCAGCAAGGCTTGTGATGACGACTATATGTGGAGGGAGACTAAAGTTGGATGCAAAGTTTTGCTTCTTCTACAAGAAATGCTTCAATTTAAGTAAGTACGGGTTATGTCCGGCTATGCGATAATTTCGTAATATTTCTATGATCTTATTCGCGGCTTGTGGCCTCTTCCTGACTTGTActgtaagattttattttaaaactttcaaaatactaatataaaagcttgtatctTTTGGTCAGATGaacttttaaatactttttctgGCCACAAGAAACTAAAGTtctaaataagtaatttaatataTTCTGAGCGGCACTAAATTTGGTCCCCTCTCCATACAAAGTTACCTATAACTGCacttgagggccagattttttgccgttcagtatatatgttcatttcaacttgatacctttATACGGACAACAAAGAAATTTTATAAGGATTCCTTTATCTCGTAGAGGTACAAAATCCTAGAAAAGTCTTTACCTAAATGTTATCCCAATCTTAAAATGTGTCATAATATTTTACAGCATCACCTACATTAAAGAAGCTAAGACGAAATTGGACTATTATGAAAGAAAAGGTTCCATTTATGAGTTCATGGACCACGTAGATATTTATGTGAAGCCTAGGACGTTCTGGATCGGTTCATTGGTCAATGCGTCACCAATAATGCCTATATTTTCTTATAGGTAAGAAAGTTAAAAATAAGTCCCTACCTATTCAAGAACTTCATTTTTAAAGGTGCGATCAAACCGCTGCTTAGAAAACGGTGAcagcaccgtatgcgcaccgtttttttgcttgctttccacaccgctgcggcaaacggtgcggaatcgcagtgacgtgccgtgcCGTTAACGACACGACTTTtattcggtaaagacctgaagtttacgacacgtcactgcgattccgtatttgaAGCttgcggtgtggagagcatgtgTTTAAAACAGTGCGcatacggcacgtcactgcgattccgtattgtggaaagcatgcaataaaaacggtttttttgctgattgtactttttgttgactgtacttgcatggTCTGTATGGTATGTAGGcaaggtagacgactataggtccaatCCTGTTGGCTCATACTGAggtaccgacttcaaactggtagaaatttaaaaaatatattttgaactctgttaatatttttgtaatagttTTCAGGTTAGCGAGTAAGATCAATCAATATTGCGATCCAGACGTTCCTTGTATGTATACAAGTTTCTATGTTTCTATTCGCCATGAACCATGaattatatactactaatttgtTTGCTTTGCCGCTGATAGCGTCTAGCCATGACAGAGTTATATAGTACTTTCCAGACTGCCTtccttttactttattttaaaatgtactcATGATTGTTCCCTAGCTTCGGCTTCACCCTGCTGCGGTCGGACCCAGACGTCAGTAACTTCTACAGCCAGCCATTCACCACAACCGTATGGCATTGCCTTTTTGCCATGATCCTGCTGGTCTCTTCCCTCTTCTACCTCCTCAACCGCGCTGAACAACGCTTGCTCGGCAGCAAACTAGAATGCTACATATCACATGAACTGCTCATTACTATTGGTGCCTATTGCCAACATTGTAAGTGTAGATATCATACTCGTACATGCAATTGTAAATAGATacctttttttataagtacctcTCATCGAAAggtgagaaagaaagaaagaaaataattacctacGTAGACATATTTTTTAGAAAAGGATTTATCATGGACTCTCTCTTCTAAATAACTAACATTTTCTATAACTAgctaaatctttttttatactCTTGAAACAAGCAGCTGACTGTCCTAAGCCTATATACGGTATAAAAGAAAGTTTTAATCACTTCTACCTCGAACACAATACTCGTAAGTACCCATAGGTTCGTATATATTTGACTTAGTGAGTACTCGTaaatactcgtggacctagtttTTGGATCTAGTGGACGCGTAGGTACTTGGAAGACTTGGTACGCATTTGGCTGGTACGTCTCACGTCTACCCTCATTTCAGATCTTCCAGTGAACCCCATGGAGCTAACGTCGCGTCGCATCGCCTTCTTCAGCTTTTTCCTCTTCACCTACGTCATCTACTCTTACTACACATCTACCCTGCTCTCCGACTTGGTCCATGACTCCGACAATGTAATGAATCTTCAGATGCTGGTTGACAGCAGCTACGATAATGTCGTGTTGGACAAGGTTGCCCTTGTTATGCAGGTGACAATGTAACctatcaatatcatcatcatcattcagccGTAAGAAGACCACTGTTAGACATtggcctccctcatagacctcctGTTGCaccggttggaagtggcctgcatccaccttgaacccgGGCCTTTAACCacgtcatccatccatctcgttggtggatgttctacgctgcgcttgctgatctcCGATCTCATTTAGACTAATGTCATAAATAACTACATTTTGTAAATTCACCTTGAGTTTTTGGTGAAGGAAAGCAGTGTCATGAGGTAACTTGGGAAACAATTATAATATGGCATGTATGAAGTTTTCAATCCGTTTTGAGCCTACGTTGAAACTAAAGGCCAAGCTGTAGACCTATACGGTAATACCCAGAAATGAGACGTAGTATTTACGCTGGAGATGAATGTTATGAATGTGAATTTTgttgtgtttatttgttactctttgACAATggttaatttttatcccgatatttttaCAGAATCAAGACCGTTAAGTCTAGTTTATGTTTAATCGGTATTCCGAACCCAGAAACTGTAGCGTCATAATCAGGGACACACCACTGGGCCTGGTGAATTAGCTATTCAGTCGTCatacatgaaatgaaataattattcaccttttgtttgttttaggtCCTCATCCAGCAGCGTGATCAAGtaagttaataattattattgtgattGTATGACTAAGTAGGCAAAGTTAGAAACTAACTAAACAAGTTAAGTATTATATTACTGGGTACGGTTGAAGTAACTGAATCACGAACCAGGGTGGACCCTTGCAACTGTTAATACCATGTTAAAATTCCACACATCTGTCTAAGAAGCCATCGCAAAATCTTGACTCCAGTCTCGTATACGACCATACTtaggaaaatttaatttatatctttTAGCAACTACTTATATAGTTGCCATGTAGGTATTAGAGGATCAGGAAATTACGAATAATAATAACGTgaataagtttattaaaagcaaattctAAAACATGACAAAACCCCGAGAAAACCTCATAGGAGACAGTGACAGTGctgttcattatacaaaaatatacagCCCATAGACTGTATTGATGGCCGTACGTTCAATACCATGTCAGAAgaactttaataaaaacaagtaaaacGCTAGACTTTCAGAGGAATTCATAAGTAAACGTCTTAAATATGTGATATGTTCAGGGCTATTTTCATTATATCTCACAATCTAGTGAGAAATAAAGTTCCCACGGCTTCtagatacttaattattttctttttcaatatCGCGTGAGAATCTAGATGATTCTAAGAAAAACAACGTGAGGTATTATGAAAACTTCATATCAGAAATATCATGCGTGTATTAATCTCGTCTACATTACTTctatttgtaagtaaacatgaaGCGAGAAATGAAGACATGATAAATATACTATTTGATACCACCAATGGGGTAGCTGAAAATAAAATTCGTTAATGGGCtagatttctttaaaaaaaccatacagatgaattgagaacctcctccttttttgcaGTCGGTTGAAAATGTATGATTACTGTCGGTCACTtagattatcataaaatattagagAGTTTTGTTTTACATCTGTTGATCAAACAAACAACCAGAGCTATAAAGCTCGTCAAATTTGAGAAACGCAGAGCCGCGACTTCACGTCTAAATAAAAAGTGTACAAGACGTGACTTCACACGAATTTTTAACAGGCTATATCTGtatatgtttttgtttatttgacaaAAGGAATATTACATGTCCAATATTGTTTGATAATCTCTCTGATGGGCTTATTATTACACTTTTTCAGGAGTGTAGCACTGTATACTATTATAAGAGGTTTGAAAACGCTATTCCTTCATAAATTTTGCTGCTAACCTCGAAATGTGATGTTCCTTCTTGACtttttattagtattataaagagaaatatttttttttactgattacTAAACCTTGAACTAAAATCAGATTCTGAAAAGAAAAATGTCTTTTTGGGAAAGTTTTTATTATCCTCAATTGATTTGTgactaaagtaaaatatttatttacgtgCCCGTGAAGTTGAGAGAAATTCCCGGCTAATAAAATGTGTATCtgcgtcaaataaatgtcatgtGTTAGAAAACTTCCAAAAGTTCTCAGGGACATCAAAGGTGTTTGAAATATGTATCACTAcgaataagtaggtactcttATTTTTATGATCCACGGAATATAATAAAGAGATCTGGCGATTTCTAATAGTTTGTGTCACCGCTCGTTGATAGCACTTTTCAAGCTAACGCATGTTTTCCTTATCTATCTTAAGGGGGCACCGAGCTTCTAGCGCTATTcgatattaagtattttatgcaCTCGTGGATTGGAATAGTGGGGAAGTGCGGCGGCATAGGATAGATTAGTCAGAACGTGCAcgtttttaggtattttcttcgtgttactaaaacaaaaagaaagagaaaagagAAAGAGTTTACATTAatctcttcttctcttctttgtTGGATACTTTTGACAGAG from Choristoneura fumiferana chromosome 7, NRCan_CFum_1, whole genome shotgun sequence encodes the following:
- the LOC141429850 gene encoding ionotropic receptor 75a-like → MVTMNETFTVASISDCDTVLRSKACDDDYMWRETKVGCKVLLLLQEMLQFNFGFTLLRSDPDVSNFYSQPFTTTVWHCLFAMILLVSSLFYLLNRAEQRLLGSKLECYISHELLITIGAYCQHYLPVNPMELTSRRIAFFSFFLFTYVIYSYYTSTLLSDLVHDSDNVMNLQMLVDSSYDNVVLDKVALVMQVLIQQRDQMNSEIRNYVQRKFAHIRVVNITEGLEEVRTGKTALLSDYTSLYPVMKQIYDKDIICDLLQVDLFSNFIKYFFTSKNFKYTEEFKISILRAKETGVLPRLLTNHVVFPSECRLSHFQAQFGHVQMPLTVLACSYILCLFILLGERIYFQRNKVWPYVE